In Maylandia zebra isolate NMK-2024a linkage group LG12, Mzebra_GT3a, whole genome shotgun sequence, a single genomic region encodes these proteins:
- the LOC101476581 gene encoding arrestin domain-containing protein 3 isoform X2, protein MTIKKFSIEYDAINSKNTFTNGDIINGRIIVEVSGETKIQSLIFRGQGRAKVCWSEHYGQDQTHVYWATEKYYDIKQDILRESRHDGTEVIGKGRHVYPFSFRIPDGILPSTYKGAHGKIVHKVKAELKQSMKITKKTKAHFTFVSKTHMGIPGLLEPQYTCKDKSVLGSGKVSVDVHTTQMGYMQGEALVVTVEINNNSSRTVKPKFILYQKHSFFAQGHRKVYTHDILKDKAEAVEASSGRKTVTKVITIPGDLPPSILNSHIINLEYRLKKAQFLCKKRRVHTKDLLKEVGDAIPPSAEETVTRVITIPCDVEPSIFNCNIIKAEHGLRVSSLKNVC, encoded by the exons ATGACCATTAAAAAATTCTCAATCGAATACGATGCCATCAACAGCAAAAACACCTTCACGAATGGAGATATCATTAATGGAAGAATTATTGTGGAGGTGTCTGGTGAAACCAAAATCCAATCGCTGATTTTTAGAGGACAAGGGAGAGCGAAGGTATGCTGGAGTGAGCATTACGGACAAGATCAAACCCACGTTTACTGGGCTACTGAGAAATATTATGACATCAAACAAGATATCTTGAGAGAATCAAGACACGATG GCACTGAAGTCATTGGAAAAGGAAGACACGTGTATCCTTTTTCGTTCAGGATTCCTGATGG AATACTGCCATCAACCTATAAAGGAGCCCATGGAAAAATTGTTCATAAGGTGAAAGCAGAGCTGAAACAATCAATGAAGATTACAAAAAAAACTAAGGCCCACTTCACTTTTGTGTCCAAGACACACATGGGTATTCCTGGACTTCTG GAACCTCAGTATACTTGTAAGGATAAATCTGTTTTGGGCTCTGGAAAGGTTTCAGTAGATGTTCATACCACTCAGATGGGATACATGCAAG GCGAAGCTCTCGTGGTCACAGTTGAAATCAACAACAACTCGAGTCGCACAGTGAAGCCCAAATTCATACTGTATCAGAAACACAGTTTCTTTGCCCAGGGCCACAGGAAAGTTTACACACACGACATCCTTAAGGATAAGGCTGAGGCTGTTGAAGCATCTTCTGGCAGAAAAACCGTGACCAAGGTGATCACCATCCCTGGAGACCTACCCCCCTCCATCTTGAACAGCCACATCATCAACCTGGAGTACAGGCTGAAG AAAGCACAGTTTCTTTGCAAGAAGAGAAGGGTCCATACTAAAGACCTCTTGAAAGAGGTGGGAGACGCCATCCCTCCATCTGCAGAAGAAACTGTCACAAGGGTCATCACCATTCCCTGTGATGTGGAGCCCTCAATCTTCAACTGCAACATCATCAAAGCTGAGCACGGACTCAGGGTAAGCAGCTTGAAAAATGTTTGCTAG
- the LOC101476581 gene encoding arrestin domain-containing protein 3 isoform X1 encodes MTIKKFSIEYDAINSKNTFTNGDIINGRIIVEVSGETKIQSLIFRGQGRAKVCWSEHYGQDQTHVYWATEKYYDIKQDILRESRHDGTEVIGKGRHVYPFSFRIPDGILPSTYKGAHGKIVHKVKAELKQSMKITKKTKAHFTFVSKTHMGIPGLLEPQYTCKDKSVLGSGKVSVDVHTTQMGYMQGEALVVTVEINNNSSRTVKPKFILYQKHSFFAQGHRKVYTHDILKDKAEAVEASSGRKTVTKVITIPGDLPPSILNSHIINLEYRLKVQLNIKCSIDPKLKLPIVIMPAVVKQPHPSAGIGFDTFRNPEKTSWGTTPQQTPPQQTPPQLADLPPPYGAHAMYPTTTLDDYKTAL; translated from the exons ATGACCATTAAAAAATTCTCAATCGAATACGATGCCATCAACAGCAAAAACACCTTCACGAATGGAGATATCATTAATGGAAGAATTATTGTGGAGGTGTCTGGTGAAACCAAAATCCAATCGCTGATTTTTAGAGGACAAGGGAGAGCGAAGGTATGCTGGAGTGAGCATTACGGACAAGATCAAACCCACGTTTACTGGGCTACTGAGAAATATTATGACATCAAACAAGATATCTTGAGAGAATCAAGACACGATG GCACTGAAGTCATTGGAAAAGGAAGACACGTGTATCCTTTTTCGTTCAGGATTCCTGATGG AATACTGCCATCAACCTATAAAGGAGCCCATGGAAAAATTGTTCATAAGGTGAAAGCAGAGCTGAAACAATCAATGAAGATTACAAAAAAAACTAAGGCCCACTTCACTTTTGTGTCCAAGACACACATGGGTATTCCTGGACTTCTG GAACCTCAGTATACTTGTAAGGATAAATCTGTTTTGGGCTCTGGAAAGGTTTCAGTAGATGTTCATACCACTCAGATGGGATACATGCAAG GCGAAGCTCTCGTGGTCACAGTTGAAATCAACAACAACTCGAGTCGCACAGTGAAGCCCAAATTCATACTGTATCAGAAACACAGTTTCTTTGCCCAGGGCCACAGGAAAGTTTACACACACGACATCCTTAAGGATAAGGCTGAGGCTGTTGAAGCATCTTCTGGCAGAAAAACCGTGACCAAGGTGATCACCATCCCTGGAGACCTACCCCCCTCCATCTTGAACAGCCACATCATCAACCTGGAGTACAGGCTGAAG GTCCAACTGAATATCAAATGTTCTATTGATCCAAAGCTCAAACTTCCTATAGTTATCATGCCTGCGGTGGTGAAACAACCACATCCTTCTGCTGGCATTGGATTTGACACTTTTAGGAACCCAGAAAAAACATCCTGGGGAACTACACCCCAGCAAACACCACCCCAGCAAACACCACCCCAACTTGCAGATCTTCCACCTCCCTACGGAGCACATGCGATGTACCCCACTACCACTCTTGATGATTATAAGACTGCACTTTGA
- the LOC101476581 gene encoding arrestin domain-containing protein 3 isoform X3 → MTIKKFSIEYDAINSKNTFTNGDIINGRIIVEVSGETKIQSLIFRGQGRAKVCWSEHYGQDQTHVYWATEKYYDIKQDILRESRHDGTEVIGKGRHVYPFSFRIPDGILPSTYKGAHGKIVHKVKAELKQSMKITKKTKAHFTFVSKTHMGIPGLLEPQYTCKDKSVLGSGKVSVDVHTTQMGYMQGEALVVTVEINNNSSRTVKPKFILYQKHSFFAQGHRKVYTHDILKDKAEAVEASSGRKTVTKVITIPGDLPPSILNSHIINLEYRLKEIK, encoded by the exons ATGACCATTAAAAAATTCTCAATCGAATACGATGCCATCAACAGCAAAAACACCTTCACGAATGGAGATATCATTAATGGAAGAATTATTGTGGAGGTGTCTGGTGAAACCAAAATCCAATCGCTGATTTTTAGAGGACAAGGGAGAGCGAAGGTATGCTGGAGTGAGCATTACGGACAAGATCAAACCCACGTTTACTGGGCTACTGAGAAATATTATGACATCAAACAAGATATCTTGAGAGAATCAAGACACGATG GCACTGAAGTCATTGGAAAAGGAAGACACGTGTATCCTTTTTCGTTCAGGATTCCTGATGG AATACTGCCATCAACCTATAAAGGAGCCCATGGAAAAATTGTTCATAAGGTGAAAGCAGAGCTGAAACAATCAATGAAGATTACAAAAAAAACTAAGGCCCACTTCACTTTTGTGTCCAAGACACACATGGGTATTCCTGGACTTCTG GAACCTCAGTATACTTGTAAGGATAAATCTGTTTTGGGCTCTGGAAAGGTTTCAGTAGATGTTCATACCACTCAGATGGGATACATGCAAG GCGAAGCTCTCGTGGTCACAGTTGAAATCAACAACAACTCGAGTCGCACAGTGAAGCCCAAATTCATACTGTATCAGAAACACAGTTTCTTTGCCCAGGGCCACAGGAAAGTTTACACACACGACATCCTTAAGGATAAGGCTGAGGCTGTTGAAGCATCTTCTGGCAGAAAAACCGTGACCAAGGTGATCACCATCCCTGGAGACCTACCCCCCTCCATCTTGAACAGCCACATCATCAACCTGGAGTACAGGCTGAAG gaaataaaataa
- the LOC101476867 gene encoding arrestin domain-containing protein 3: MLSTIKRLEVIYNSINDSNTFTNGDVIYGEVRLEAEKDFQIESLLIKFKGKAEVLWTERHGQTTHVYHAKDKYFSVRSYFIRDKNSKKDDRQTLVTDNLQTYSSVVAPGIHVYPFSFQFPFQDLPSSFKGADGKIVYSLEAVLSRSMRMNTKRSTMVNFVSTTNVNSISWLQTPLHDSKDKKMNIFTSGSVAMDVDLEKMGFRQGEGLKVVAFIKNSSSREIKPKYCLYRKHSFFARGKRRVHTKDLLKEVGDAIPPSAEEAVTRVITIPRDVEPSILNCNIIKAEHRLRVYLDVKYASDPEIKFPVAILPAFQAYPAVPPHYPAAAATPFGFNPNPNPPVWGFEPQQPIAAPQPSDPPPPYGAYAMYPPLPDFENKS; encoded by the exons ATGCTGTCCACAATCAAGAGATTAGAAGTAATCTATAACTCTATCAATGACAGCAACACTTTTACTAATGGTGATGTCATTTATGGGGAAGTCAGGCTGGAAGCGGAGAAAGACTTCCAGATAGAGTCCCTGCTCATTAAATTCAAAGGGAAAGCTGAGGTTTTGTGGACCGAGAGGCACGGACAAACCACGCATGTATACCACGCCAAAGACAAATACTTCAGCGTTAGAAGTTACTTCATCCgagacaaaaacagcaaaa AGGACGACAGACAGACACTAGTGACCGACAACTTACAAACAT acagcAGCGTTGTTGCCCCAGGAATCCATGTCTACCCATTCAGCTTTCAGTTCCCCTTCCA GGATTTACCCTCCTCCTTCAAAGGTGCTGATGGTAAAATTGTGTACTCGCTGGAAGCCGTGCTGAGCAGATCAATGAGGATGAACACGAAACGTTCAACTATGGTCAACTTTGTGTCAACGACAAATGTGAACAGTATATCTTGGTTACAG acacCGCTGCATGACTCTAAGGAtaagaaaatgaacatttttaccTCAGGAAGTGTAGCCATGGATGTTGATCTTGAAAAAATGGGCTTCCGACAAG GAGAAGGATTAAAAGTTGTGGCCTTCATTAAGAACAGTTCATCTCGTGAGATCAAGCCCAAGTACTGTTTGTACAGAAAGCACAGTTTCTTTGCAAGAGGGAAGAGAAGGGTCCATACTAAAGACCTCTTGAAAGAGGTGGGAGACGCCATCCCTCCATCTGCAGAAGAAGCCGTCACAAGGGTCATCACCATTCCCCGTGACGTGGAGCCCTCGATCCTCAACTGCAACATCATCAAAGCTGAGCACAGACTCAGG GTGTACCTTGACGTAAAATATGCTTCAGATCCAGAGATCAAGTTTCCTGTAGCCATCCTGCCAGCCTTCCAGGCCTATCCTGCAGTGCCACCACACTATcccgctgctgctgctaccCCCTTTGGATTCAACCCGAACCCGAACCCTCCAGTGTGGGGTTTTGAGCCACAACAACCAATAGCAGCTCCCCAACCGTCAGATCCCCCTCCTCCTTATGGAGCATATGCAATGTACCCTCCATTGCCAGATTTTGAGAATAAATCCTAG
- the LOC101476095 gene encoding arrestin domain-containing protein 3-like, whose product MDVSIAKTGFCQGEGIRVMASIQNKSSRDIKPKYCLYRKYSYFANKKRKVETKDILKEEGEAIPHSAGQTVTRIITVPSTVTTSILNCNIIKVEYRLRVYLDVKYASDPEVKFHIVILPALEGSDNQQSSDFLTSEFDQFPNPYMSGGMSFLQNPAAPEPSAPPPSYETYGMYPSFTGLDRKP is encoded by the exons ATGGATGTAAGCATTGCAAAAACAGGCTTCTGCCAAG GAGAAGGCATAAGGGTCATGGCTTCAATTCAGAACAAGTCCTCTCGTGACATTAAGCCCAAGTACTGTCTGTACAGGAAATACAGCTACTTTGCAAATAAGAAAAGGAAAGTTGAAACAAAAGACATCCTGAAGGAGGAGGGTGAAGCCATCCCACACTCGGCAGGTCAGACTGTCACCAGGATCATCACCGTACCTTCCACCGTGACCACCTCAATCCTAAACTGCAACATCATCAAAGTAGAGTATAGACTCCGG GTCTATCTGGATGTGAAGTATGCTTCAGACCCAGAAGTCAAGTTCCACATAGTCATCCTGCCTGCTTTAGAGGGGTCTGATAATCAGCAGTCATCTGACTTTTTGACCAGTGAATTTGACCAATTTCCAAATCCTTACATGTCAGGAGGGATGAGCTTTCTACAAAATCCAGCTGCCCCTGAACCTTCTGCTCCACCACCTTCCTATGAGACATATGGGATGTACCCCTCTTTCACAGGTTTAGATAGAAAGCCCTAG